One genomic region from Bacillus rossius redtenbacheri isolate Brsri chromosome 6, Brsri_v3, whole genome shotgun sequence encodes:
- the LOC134533331 gene encoding myosin light chain 1 isoform X3 — protein MGQGRRPGGSSRISRAVVGWRAPPDQIKPGRRSTPRVTGSQSRRRPPAPPHSSLAMADLSARDVERAQFAFSIYDFEGCGTVDAIHVGDMLRALGLNPTLALVEKLGGTKKKNEKKLKADEFLPIYSQAKKEKEVGCYEDFLECLKLYDKQEDGKMLLAELSHTLLSLGERLSDPEVETILKDCCDTEDDDGFIPYAPFLKRVMS, from the exons ATGGGGCAGGGAAGAAGGCCCGGCGGCAGCTCCCGAATTAGCCGCGCGGTGGTTGGCTGGCGCGCGCCCCCAGACCAGATAAAACCTGGCCGGCGCTCCACGCCGCGAGTCACAGGGTCACAGTCGCGCCGCAGACCTCCAGCTCCTCCGCACAGCTCTCTCGCCATG gctGACCTAAGCGCAAGAGACGTCGAAA GGGCGCAGTTCGCCTTCTCCATCTACGACTTCGAGGGCTGCGGCACCGTGGACGCCATCCACGTGGGCGACATGCTGCGCGCCCTGGGGCTCAACCCCACCCTGGCGCTGGTCGAGAAGCTGGGCGGCACCAAGAAGAAGA ACGAGAAGAAGCTGAAGGCGGACGAGTTCCTGCCCATCTACAGCCAGGCCAAGAAGGAGAAGGAGGTGGGCTGCTACGAGGACTTCCTCGAGTGCCTCAAGCTGTACGACAAGCAGGAGGACGGAAAGATGCTGCTGGCCGAGCTGTCCCACACGCTGCTGTCGCTGG GGGAGCGACTCAGCGACCCGGAGGTGGAGACCATCCTCAAGGACTGCTGCGACACCGAGGATGACGACGGCTTCATTCCCTACGCTC
- the LOC134533331 gene encoding myosin light chain 1 isoform X2 has protein sequence MGQGRRPGGSSRISRAVVGWRAPPDQIKPGRRSTPRVTGSQSRRRPPAPPHSSLAMADLSARDVERAQFAFSIYDFEGCGTVDAIHVGDMLRALGLNPTLALVEKLGGTKKKNEKKLKADEFLPIYSQAKKEKEVGCYEDFLECLKLYDKQEDGKMLLAELSHTLLSLGERLSDPEVETILKDCCDTEDDDGFIPYAPFLKRVVSGPEEDKPAA, from the exons ATGGGGCAGGGAAGAAGGCCCGGCGGCAGCTCCCGAATTAGCCGCGCGGTGGTTGGCTGGCGCGCGCCCCCAGACCAGATAAAACCTGGCCGGCGCTCCACGCCGCGAGTCACAGGGTCACAGTCGCGCCGCAGACCTCCAGCTCCTCCGCACAGCTCTCTCGCCATG gctGACCTAAGCGCAAGAGACGTCGAAA GGGCGCAGTTCGCCTTCTCCATCTACGACTTCGAGGGCTGCGGCACCGTGGACGCCATCCACGTGGGCGACATGCTGCGCGCCCTGGGGCTCAACCCCACCCTGGCGCTGGTCGAGAAGCTGGGCGGCACCAAGAAGAAGA ACGAGAAGAAGCTGAAGGCGGACGAGTTCCTGCCCATCTACAGCCAGGCCAAGAAGGAGAAGGAGGTGGGCTGCTACGAGGACTTCCTCGAGTGCCTCAAGCTGTACGACAAGCAGGAGGACGGAAAGATGCTGCTGGCCGAGCTGTCCCACACGCTGCTGTCGCTGG GGGAGCGACTCAGCGACCCGGAGGTGGAGACCATCCTCAAGGACTGCTGCGACACCGAGGATGACGACGGCTTCATTCCCTACGCTC
- the LOC134533331 gene encoding myosin light chain 1 isoform X1 has translation MGQGRRPGGSSRISRAVVGWRAPPDQIKPGRRSTPRVTGSQSRRRPPAPPHSSLAMADLSARDVERAQFAFSIYDFEGCGTVDAIHVGDMLRALGLNPTLALVEKLGGTKKKNEKKLKADEFLPIYSQAKKEKEVGCYEDFLECLKLYDKQEDGKMLLAELSHTLLSLGERLSDPEVETILKDCCDTEDDDGFIPYAREYTRTLCGQSPWSTDMCRPCWARAVNTHCLPLELLARCATVGIHSNTSLHYDYWPI, from the exons ATGGGGCAGGGAAGAAGGCCCGGCGGCAGCTCCCGAATTAGCCGCGCGGTGGTTGGCTGGCGCGCGCCCCCAGACCAGATAAAACCTGGCCGGCGCTCCACGCCGCGAGTCACAGGGTCACAGTCGCGCCGCAGACCTCCAGCTCCTCCGCACAGCTCTCTCGCCATG gctGACCTAAGCGCAAGAGACGTCGAAA GGGCGCAGTTCGCCTTCTCCATCTACGACTTCGAGGGCTGCGGCACCGTGGACGCCATCCACGTGGGCGACATGCTGCGCGCCCTGGGGCTCAACCCCACCCTGGCGCTGGTCGAGAAGCTGGGCGGCACCAAGAAGAAGA ACGAGAAGAAGCTGAAGGCGGACGAGTTCCTGCCCATCTACAGCCAGGCCAAGAAGGAGAAGGAGGTGGGCTGCTACGAGGACTTCCTCGAGTGCCTCAAGCTGTACGACAAGCAGGAGGACGGAAAGATGCTGCTGGCCGAGCTGTCCCACACGCTGCTGTCGCTGG GGGAGCGACTCAGCGACCCGGAGGTGGAGACCATCCTCAAGGACTGCTGCGACACCGAGGATGACGACGGCTTCATTCCCTACGCTCGTGAGTACACTCGTACACTCTGTGGACAGTCTCCGTGGAGCACCGACATGTGTCGCCCCTGCTGGGCCCGGGCCGTGAACACACACTGCTTACCTCTCGAGCTGCTCGCTCGGTGTGCTACTGTTGGGATACACTCCAACACCAGCCTACATTATGACTATTGGCCAATATAA